CCGGTGACACCCAACTTGGCGGCCTTGGCGAAGGCGCCTCCGAGAAGATCATCGATCAGATAGCGTTCGGGGCGCACCCCGAAATTTTCCGAGCGGACTTTCTGCATCAATTCGACAACGACATTGGGCTCGACGAATGCGACTTTAAGGCCGTACTCCTCGGCGACTTCGGCAATGGCAAGAGCCACGATTTCCGCCCGGATCTCGGGACTCAAGGCGCGATAAACAAGAAACCTTCCGATCCTGCCGACGATCTCCGGCGCAATGCCGGCGGCATGGAGCCTTCGGCGGCAAACCTCATCTTCAACCGTACGGTTTCCAAAAGCATTGCGACTTTCCAACTCGGCCAGGATTTCCTTCGAGTCCAGATTCGATGTGAACATGAAGACAGCGTATCGACAGTCGACCTCTCGGCCGGACGATGAACGGGCGGCCGTCGACAAGCGCCCGGCATCCATCGCGTTCATCAGGACACGAAGGATTGCGGGATGAGCCTTCTCGATTTCGTCGAAAAGCACAATCGTGCGGGGGTTGGCCCGCAGGGCATCCAGAAGTTGACTGCCCTCTCCGTGACCGATGTACCCCTGGGGCGCACCGATCAATTGGCTCACGCGATGTTCTTCCTGATATTCCGACATGTCGAGTCTCAAGAACTGATATCCGTTGTTCTCGTCATCGAATTCCCTGAGCACCTCGGCCAAGACCTCGGCGGTCCTCGTCTTCCCTACCCCCGAGGGCCCGACGGCAAAAACGACGGCCGGCCTCGCAGGCCGCCGACGCGCACAATGGCGAACCATCACGGAGGAAAGAACCTTGAGAGCCGCCTCCTGTCCGAGAACACGCTTCTCAAGACGCGCGAAAAGAGCGTCTTCATCCATGTAAAACGCCCGGTTGATGACGCGGATCCCTTCTCGGACAGCCGGCATATCGGTCAAATTCGAAGCCGACGGCCCGCCCGGAGCCGGCCCTTGTGTCGAGTTGTTCACGGAGGCAACACCGAACGATTCGGCCAAGGGCCCCTGTATCCATTCCCTCAGCACCGCAAAAGACGGAAACCTCTTCTCTCCGGCCGCAATCCATTCCCGCACGGCCGCACTCTGTCCTCTGTACTGAACTCCGCGCGTCACCAGAAGACACGCCCCTCCTCCTTCTTCGGCAGATTCAAACCCGACAT
The window above is part of the Acidobacteriota bacterium genome. Proteins encoded here:
- a CDS encoding AAA family ATPase produces the protein MRQFLSGDEAAFRELEERARRSCILFRDQELPPGCQPGQADVGFESAEEGGGACLLVTRGVQYRGQSAAVREWIAAGEKRFPSFAVLREWIQGPLAESFGVASVNNSTQGPAPGGPSASNLTDMPAVREGIRVINRAFYMDEDALFARLEKRVLGQEAALKVLSSVMVRHCARRRPARPAVVFAVGPSGVGKTRTAEVLAEVLREFDDENNGYQFLRLDMSEYQEEHRVSQLIGAPQGYIGHGEGSQLLDALRANPRTIVLFDEIEKAHPAILRVLMNAMDAGRLSTAARSSSGREVDCRYAVFMFTSNLDSKEILAELESRNAFGNRTVEDEVCRRRLHAAGIAPEIVGRIGRFLVYRALSPEIRAEIVALAIAEVAEEYGLKVAFVEPNVVVELMQKVRSENFGVRPERYLIDDLLGGAFAKAAKLGVTGPVTVSGPPYECRPNGTENLEEVTPADDSERSSESLPGE